The Lutra lutra chromosome 15, mLutLut1.2, whole genome shotgun sequence genome includes a region encoding these proteins:
- the LOC125085919 gene encoding sodium/potassium-transporting ATPase subunit alpha-2 isoform X1 has protein sequence MGRGAGREYSPAATTAENGGGKKKQKEKELDELRRMVAMDDHKLSLDELGRKYQVDLSKGLTNQRAQDILARDGPNALTPPPTTPEWVKFCRQLFGGFSILLWIGAILCFLAYGIQAAMEDEPSNDNLYLGVVLAAVVIVTGCFSYYQEAKSSKIMDSFKNMVPQQALVVREGEKMQINAEEVVVGDLVEVKGGDRVPADLRIISSHGCKVDNSSLTGESEPQTRSPEFTHENPLETRNICFFSTNCVEGTARGIVIATGDRTVMGRIATLASGLEVGRTPIAMEIEHFIQLITGVAVFLGVSFFVLSLILGYSWLEAVIFLIGIIVANVPEGLLATVTVCLTLTAKRMARKNCLVKNLEAVETLGSTSTICSDKTGTLTQNRMTVAHMWFDNQIHEADTTEDQSGATFDKRSPTWTALSRIAGLCNRAVFKAGQENISVSKRDTAGDASESALLKCIELSCGSVRKMRDRNPKVAEIPFNSTNKYQLSIHEREDSPQSHVLVMKGAPERILDRCSTILVQGKEIPLDKEMQDAFQNAYMELGGLGERVLGFCQLNLPSGKFPRGFKFDTDELNFPTEKLCFVGLMSMIDPPRAAVPDAVGKCRSAGIKVIMVTGDHPITAKAIAKGVGIISEGNETVEDIAARLNIPVSQVNPREAKACVVHGSDLKDMTSEQLDEVLKNHTEIVFARTSPQQKLIIVEGCQRQGAIVAVTGDGVNDSPALKKADIGIAMGISGSDVSKQAADMILLDDNFASIVTGVEEGRLIFDNLKKSIAYTLTSNIPEITPFLLFIIANIPLPLGTVTILCIDLGTDMVPAISLAYEAAESDIMKRQPRNPQTDKLVNERLISMAYGQIGMIQALGGFFTYFVILAENGFLPSRLLGIRLDWDDRSMNDLEDSYGQEWTYEQRKVVEFTCHTAFFASIVVVQWADLIICKTRRNSVFQQGMKNKILIFGLLEETALAAFLSYCPGMGVALRMYPLKVTWWFCAFPYSLLIFIYDEVRKLILRRYPGGWVEKETYY, from the exons gccGGCCGCGAGTACTCGCCCGCAGCCACCACCGCGGAGAATGGGGGCGgcaagaagaagcagaaggagaaggagcttGACGAGCTGAGAAGGATGGTGGCCATG GACGACCACAAGCTGTCCTTGGATGAGCTGGGCCGCAAATACCAAGTGGACCTATCCAAG GGCCTCACCAACCAGCGGGCCCAGGACATTCTGGCCCGGGACGGACCCAACGCCCTCACCCCGCCCCCGACAACCCCCGAGTGGGTCAAGTTCTGCCGCCAGCTCTTCGGGGGTTTCTCCATCTTGCTGTGGATCGGGGCCATCCTCTGCTTCCTGGCCTACGGCATCCAGGCCGCCATGGAGGACGAACCATCCAACGACAAC CTCTATCTGGGCGTGGTGCTGGCAGCCGTGGTCATTGTCACCGGCTGCTTCTCCTACTATCAGGAAGCCAAGAGCTCCAAGATCATGGATTCCTTCAAGAACATGGTGCCACAG caagcCCTGGTGGTGCGGGAAGGAGAGAAGATGCAGATCAACGCAGAGGAGGTCGTGGTGGGGGACCTGGTGGAGGTGAAGGGCGGGGACCGCGTACCCGCGGACCTCCGGATCATCTCTTCTCACGGCTGCAAG gtGGATAACTCATCCCTAACAGGCGAGTCCGAGCCCCAGACCCGCTCCCCCGAGTTCACCCATGAGAACCCCTTGGAGACCCGCAACATCTGCTTCTTCTCCACCAACTGCGTGGAAG GCACGGCCAGGGGCATCGTGATCGCCACGGGAGACCGGACAGTGATGGGCCGCATAGCCACCCTGGCCTCGGGCCTGGAGGTGGGGCGGACGCCCATCGCCATGGAGATCGAGCATTTCATCCAGCTGATCACGGGGGTGGCCGTGTTCCTGGGGGTCTCTTTCTTCGTGCTCTCCCTCATCCTGGGCTACAGCTGGCTGGAGGCTGTCATCTTCCTCATCGGCATCATCGTGGCCAATGTGCCTGAGGGGCTGCTGGCCACTGTCACC gtGTGTCTGACCCTGACAGCCAAGCGCATGGCTCGTAAGAACTGCCTGGTGAAGAACCTGGAGGCCGTGGAGACGCTCGGCTCCACATCCACCATCTGCTCCGACAAGACGGGCACCCTCACCCAGAACCGCATGACCGTCGCCCACATGTGGTTCGACAACCAGATCCACGAAGCGGACACCACGGAAGATCAGTCCG GGGCCACTTTCGACAAACGATCCCCCACGTGGACGGCACTGTCTCGGATTGCCGGCCTCTGCAACCGTGCCGTCTTCAAGGCCGGGCAGGAGAACATCTCTGTGTCTAAG CGGGACACGGCTGGTGATGCCTCCGAGTCAGCCCTGCTCAAGTGCATCGAGCTGTCCTGCGGCTCCGTGCGGAAGATGAGGGACAGAAACCCCAAGGTGGCAGAGATCCCTTTCAATTCCACCAACAAGTACCAG CTGTCCATCCACGAGCGAGAGGACAGCCCCCAGAGCCACGTGCTGGTGATGAAGGGGGCCCCGGAGCGCATCCTAGACCGCTGCTCCACCATCCTGGTGCAGGGCAAGGAGATCCCTCTGGACAAGGAGATGCAGGACGCCTTTCAGAACGCCTACATGGAGCTGGGCGGGCTGGGGGAGCGCGTGCTGG GGTTTTGTCAGCTGAATCTGCCTTCCGGGAAGTTTCCGCGGGGCTTCAAGTTTGACACGGACGAGCTGAACTTCCCCACGGAGAAGCTCTGCTTCGTGGGGCTCATGTCCATGATCGACCCTCCCCGGGCTGCCGTGCCAGACGCCGTGGGCAAGTGCCGCAGCGCGGGCATCAAG GTGATCATGGTGACCGGGGACCACCCCATCACAGCCAAGGCCATCGCCAAAGGTGTGGGCATCATATCAGAAGGCAACGAGACTGTGGAGGACATCGCGGCCCGGCTCAACATTCCTGTCAGCCAGGTCAACCCCAG AGAAGCCAAGGCGTGCGTGGTGCACGGCTCCGACCTGAAGGACATGACATCGGAGCAGCTGGACGAGGTCCTCAAGAACCACACAGAGATCGTGTTCGCGCGCACGTCCCCGCAGCAGAAGCTCATCATCGTGGAGGGTTGCCAGCGGCAG GGGGCCATCGTGGCAGTGACCGGGGACGGCGTGAACGACTCCCCCGCACTGAAGAAGGCGGACATCGGCATCGCCATGGGCATCTCAGGCTCCGACGTGTCCAAGCAGGCCGCCGACATGATCCTGCTGGACGACAACTTTGCCTCCATCGTCACGGGCgtggaggagg GCCGCCTGATCTTCGACAACCTGAAGAAGTCCATCGCCTACACCCTGACCAGCAACATCCCCGAGATCACACCCTTCCTGCTGTTCATCATCGCCAACATCCCCCTGCCGCTGGGCACCGTCACCATCCTCTGCATCGACCTGGGCACCGACATG GTCCCCGCCATCTCCTTGGCCTACGAGGCCGCGGAGAGTGACATCATGAAGCGACAGCCGAGGAACCCCCAGACGGACAAGCTGGTGAACGAGAGACTCATCAGCATGGCCTACGGACAGATTG GGATGATCCAAGCCCTGGGTGGCTTTTTCACCTACTTCGTCATCCTGGCGGAGAACGGTTTCCTGCCCTCGCGGCTGCTGGGAATCCGTCTGGACTGGGACGACCGGTCCATGAACGACCTGGAGGACAGCTATGGGCAGGAGTGG ACCTACGAGCAGCGGAAGGTGGTGGAGTTCACGTGCCACACGGCCTTCTTTGCCAGCATCGTGGTCGTGCAGTGGGCCGACCTCATCATTTGCAAGACCCGGCGCAACTCAGTCTTCCAACAGGGCATGAA gAACAAGATTCTGATTTTCGGGCTGCTGGAGGAGACGGCGCTGGCGGCCTTCCTGTCCTACTGCCCGGGCATGGGCGTAGCCCTCCGCATGTACCCGCTCAA GGTCACCTGGTGGTTCTGCGCCTTCCCCTACAGCCTCCTCATCTTCATCTATGATGAGGTCCGGAAGCTCATCCTGAGACGGTACCCTGGGG GCTGGGTGGAGAAGGAGACCTACTACTGA
- the LOC125085919 gene encoding sodium/potassium-transporting ATPase subunit alpha-2 isoform X3 gives MGISGSDVSKQAADMILLDDNFASIVTGVEEGRLIFDNLKKSIAYTLTSNIPEITPFLLFIIANIPLPLGTVTILCIDLGTDMVPAISLAYEAAESDIMKRQPRNPQTDKLVNERLISMAYGQIGMIQALGGFFTYFVILAENGFLPSRLLGIRLDWDDRSMNDLEDSYGQEWTYEQRKVVEFTCHTAFFASIVVVQWADLIICKTRRNSVFQQGMKNKILIFGLLEETALAAFLSYCPGMGVALRMYPLKVTWWFCAFPYSLLIFIYDEVRKLILRRYPGGWVEKETYY, from the exons ATGGGCATCTCAGGCTCCGACGTGTCCAAGCAGGCCGCCGACATGATCCTGCTGGACGACAACTTTGCCTCCATCGTCACGGGCgtggaggagg GCCGCCTGATCTTCGACAACCTGAAGAAGTCCATCGCCTACACCCTGACCAGCAACATCCCCGAGATCACACCCTTCCTGCTGTTCATCATCGCCAACATCCCCCTGCCGCTGGGCACCGTCACCATCCTCTGCATCGACCTGGGCACCGACATG GTCCCCGCCATCTCCTTGGCCTACGAGGCCGCGGAGAGTGACATCATGAAGCGACAGCCGAGGAACCCCCAGACGGACAAGCTGGTGAACGAGAGACTCATCAGCATGGCCTACGGACAGATTG GGATGATCCAAGCCCTGGGTGGCTTTTTCACCTACTTCGTCATCCTGGCGGAGAACGGTTTCCTGCCCTCGCGGCTGCTGGGAATCCGTCTGGACTGGGACGACCGGTCCATGAACGACCTGGAGGACAGCTATGGGCAGGAGTGG ACCTACGAGCAGCGGAAGGTGGTGGAGTTCACGTGCCACACGGCCTTCTTTGCCAGCATCGTGGTCGTGCAGTGGGCCGACCTCATCATTTGCAAGACCCGGCGCAACTCAGTCTTCCAACAGGGCATGAA gAACAAGATTCTGATTTTCGGGCTGCTGGAGGAGACGGCGCTGGCGGCCTTCCTGTCCTACTGCCCGGGCATGGGCGTAGCCCTCCGCATGTACCCGCTCAA GGTCACCTGGTGGTTCTGCGCCTTCCCCTACAGCCTCCTCATCTTCATCTATGATGAGGTCCGGAAGCTCATCCTGAGACGGTACCCTGGGG GCTGGGTGGAGAAGGAGACCTACTACTGA
- the LOC125085919 gene encoding sodium/potassium-transporting ATPase subunit alpha-2 isoform X2, which produces MGRGAGREYSPAATTAENGGGKKKQKEKELDELRRMVAMDDHKLSLDELGRKYQVDLSKGLTNQRAQDILARDGPNALTPPPTTPEWVKFCRQLFGGFSILLWIGAILCFLAYGIQAAMEDEPSNDNLYLGVVLAAVVIVTGCFSYYQEAKSSKIMDSFKNMVPQQALVVREGEKMQINAEEVVVGDLVEVKGGDRVPADLRIISSHGCKVDNSSLTGESEPQTRSPEFTHENPLETRNICFFSTNCVEGTARGIVIATGDRTVMGRIATLASGLEVGRTPIAMEIEHFIQLITGVAVFLGVSFFVLSLILGYSWLEAVIFLIGIIVANVPEGLLATVTVCLTLTAKRMARKNCLVKNLEAVETLGSTSTICSDKTGTLTQNRMTVAHMWFDNQIHEADTTEDQSGATFDKRSPTWTALSRIAGLCNRAVFKAGQENISVSKRDTAGDASESALLKCIELSCGSVRKMRDRNPKVAEIPFNSTNKYQLSIHEREDSPQSHVLVMKGAPERILDRCSTILVQGKEIPLDKEMQDAFQNAYMELGGLGERVLGFCQLNLPSGKFPRGFKFDTDELNFPTEKLCFVGLMSMIDPPRAAVPDAVGKCRSAGIKVIMVTGDHPITAKAIAKGVGIISEGNETVEDIAARLNIPVSQVNPREAKACVVHGSDLKDMTSEQLDEVLKNHTEIVFARTSPQQKLIIVEGCQRQGAIVAVTGDGVNDSPALKKADIGIAMGISGSDVSKQAADMILLDDNFASIVTGVEEGRLIFDNLKKSIAYTLTSNIPEITPFLLFIIANIPLPLGTVTILCIDLGTDMVPAISLAYEAAESDIMKRQPRNPQTDKLVNERLISMAYGQIGMIQALGGFFTYFVILAENGFLPSRLLGIRLDWDDRSMNDLEDSYGQEWEQDSDFRAAGGDGAGGLPVLLPGHGRSPPHVPAQGHLVVLRLPLQPPHLHL; this is translated from the exons gccGGCCGCGAGTACTCGCCCGCAGCCACCACCGCGGAGAATGGGGGCGgcaagaagaagcagaaggagaaggagcttGACGAGCTGAGAAGGATGGTGGCCATG GACGACCACAAGCTGTCCTTGGATGAGCTGGGCCGCAAATACCAAGTGGACCTATCCAAG GGCCTCACCAACCAGCGGGCCCAGGACATTCTGGCCCGGGACGGACCCAACGCCCTCACCCCGCCCCCGACAACCCCCGAGTGGGTCAAGTTCTGCCGCCAGCTCTTCGGGGGTTTCTCCATCTTGCTGTGGATCGGGGCCATCCTCTGCTTCCTGGCCTACGGCATCCAGGCCGCCATGGAGGACGAACCATCCAACGACAAC CTCTATCTGGGCGTGGTGCTGGCAGCCGTGGTCATTGTCACCGGCTGCTTCTCCTACTATCAGGAAGCCAAGAGCTCCAAGATCATGGATTCCTTCAAGAACATGGTGCCACAG caagcCCTGGTGGTGCGGGAAGGAGAGAAGATGCAGATCAACGCAGAGGAGGTCGTGGTGGGGGACCTGGTGGAGGTGAAGGGCGGGGACCGCGTACCCGCGGACCTCCGGATCATCTCTTCTCACGGCTGCAAG gtGGATAACTCATCCCTAACAGGCGAGTCCGAGCCCCAGACCCGCTCCCCCGAGTTCACCCATGAGAACCCCTTGGAGACCCGCAACATCTGCTTCTTCTCCACCAACTGCGTGGAAG GCACGGCCAGGGGCATCGTGATCGCCACGGGAGACCGGACAGTGATGGGCCGCATAGCCACCCTGGCCTCGGGCCTGGAGGTGGGGCGGACGCCCATCGCCATGGAGATCGAGCATTTCATCCAGCTGATCACGGGGGTGGCCGTGTTCCTGGGGGTCTCTTTCTTCGTGCTCTCCCTCATCCTGGGCTACAGCTGGCTGGAGGCTGTCATCTTCCTCATCGGCATCATCGTGGCCAATGTGCCTGAGGGGCTGCTGGCCACTGTCACC gtGTGTCTGACCCTGACAGCCAAGCGCATGGCTCGTAAGAACTGCCTGGTGAAGAACCTGGAGGCCGTGGAGACGCTCGGCTCCACATCCACCATCTGCTCCGACAAGACGGGCACCCTCACCCAGAACCGCATGACCGTCGCCCACATGTGGTTCGACAACCAGATCCACGAAGCGGACACCACGGAAGATCAGTCCG GGGCCACTTTCGACAAACGATCCCCCACGTGGACGGCACTGTCTCGGATTGCCGGCCTCTGCAACCGTGCCGTCTTCAAGGCCGGGCAGGAGAACATCTCTGTGTCTAAG CGGGACACGGCTGGTGATGCCTCCGAGTCAGCCCTGCTCAAGTGCATCGAGCTGTCCTGCGGCTCCGTGCGGAAGATGAGGGACAGAAACCCCAAGGTGGCAGAGATCCCTTTCAATTCCACCAACAAGTACCAG CTGTCCATCCACGAGCGAGAGGACAGCCCCCAGAGCCACGTGCTGGTGATGAAGGGGGCCCCGGAGCGCATCCTAGACCGCTGCTCCACCATCCTGGTGCAGGGCAAGGAGATCCCTCTGGACAAGGAGATGCAGGACGCCTTTCAGAACGCCTACATGGAGCTGGGCGGGCTGGGGGAGCGCGTGCTGG GGTTTTGTCAGCTGAATCTGCCTTCCGGGAAGTTTCCGCGGGGCTTCAAGTTTGACACGGACGAGCTGAACTTCCCCACGGAGAAGCTCTGCTTCGTGGGGCTCATGTCCATGATCGACCCTCCCCGGGCTGCCGTGCCAGACGCCGTGGGCAAGTGCCGCAGCGCGGGCATCAAG GTGATCATGGTGACCGGGGACCACCCCATCACAGCCAAGGCCATCGCCAAAGGTGTGGGCATCATATCAGAAGGCAACGAGACTGTGGAGGACATCGCGGCCCGGCTCAACATTCCTGTCAGCCAGGTCAACCCCAG AGAAGCCAAGGCGTGCGTGGTGCACGGCTCCGACCTGAAGGACATGACATCGGAGCAGCTGGACGAGGTCCTCAAGAACCACACAGAGATCGTGTTCGCGCGCACGTCCCCGCAGCAGAAGCTCATCATCGTGGAGGGTTGCCAGCGGCAG GGGGCCATCGTGGCAGTGACCGGGGACGGCGTGAACGACTCCCCCGCACTGAAGAAGGCGGACATCGGCATCGCCATGGGCATCTCAGGCTCCGACGTGTCCAAGCAGGCCGCCGACATGATCCTGCTGGACGACAACTTTGCCTCCATCGTCACGGGCgtggaggagg GCCGCCTGATCTTCGACAACCTGAAGAAGTCCATCGCCTACACCCTGACCAGCAACATCCCCGAGATCACACCCTTCCTGCTGTTCATCATCGCCAACATCCCCCTGCCGCTGGGCACCGTCACCATCCTCTGCATCGACCTGGGCACCGACATG GTCCCCGCCATCTCCTTGGCCTACGAGGCCGCGGAGAGTGACATCATGAAGCGACAGCCGAGGAACCCCCAGACGGACAAGCTGGTGAACGAGAGACTCATCAGCATGGCCTACGGACAGATTG GGATGATCCAAGCCCTGGGTGGCTTTTTCACCTACTTCGTCATCCTGGCGGAGAACGGTTTCCTGCCCTCGCGGCTGCTGGGAATCCGTCTGGACTGGGACGACCGGTCCATGAACGACCTGGAGGACAGCTATGGGCAGGAGTGG gAACAAGATTCTGATTTTCGGGCTGCTGGAGGAGACGGCGCTGGCGGCCTTCCTGTCCTACTGCCCGGGCATGGGCGTAGCCCTCCGCATGTACCCGCTCAA GGTCACCTGGTGGTTCTGCGCCTTCCCCTACAGCCTCCTCATCTTCATCTATGA